A section of the Clostridium omnivorum genome encodes:
- a CDS encoding ATP-binding protein: protein MINGYQSEILKIYESIREEEEKALKERRNKIEISLPEVLNLERAIGKLCIELSISAFKDIENREKHLETLRRQITDLRVQKSELLVSHGYTVDYLDLHYRCPKCKDTGFITRERCSCYKQKLVQIHYRDSDLNELIKTNNFDNFNFEYYSSRREGDEHESPRKNIEKISSKCMNYIKEFNFTKENFLFFGSSGTGKTFLSNCIAKELLDKGYLVVYRTVEELVSNLKKIKFENDDSLEELLINCDLLIIDDLGTEQINEFSKTEFFNFLNKKLLKEKKMIISTNYTLEQLMRRYSERIYSRLLGNFSLCKFYGDDIRIKKNLSKAR, encoded by the coding sequence ATGATTAACGGGTATCAAAGCGAAATTCTTAAAATATACGAAAGCATAAGAGAAGAAGAAGAAAAGGCTTTGAAGGAAAGAAGAAATAAGATAGAAATTTCACTTCCAGAGGTTTTAAACTTGGAAAGAGCTATCGGAAAGCTCTGCATTGAGCTTTCCATAAGCGCATTTAAGGATATTGAAAATAGGGAAAAACATCTAGAAACCCTAAGGAGGCAGATTACGGACCTAAGAGTTCAAAAATCAGAACTTTTAGTATCTCATGGATATACTGTAGACTATCTAGATTTACATTATAGATGTCCAAAGTGCAAAGACACGGGTTTCATAACCAGAGAACGTTGTTCCTGCTACAAGCAGAAGCTTGTACAAATTCATTATAGGGATTCTGACCTTAATGAGCTTATAAAAACTAATAACTTTGACAATTTTAACTTTGAATATTACTCTTCTAGACGTGAAGGCGATGAACATGAAAGCCCTAGAAAAAATATAGAGAAGATTTCATCTAAATGTATGAATTACATAAAAGAATTTAATTTTACTAAAGAAAATTTCTTATTCTTTGGTAGCTCTGGTACAGGAAAGACCTTTTTATCAAACTGTATAGCAAAGGAACTCTTAGATAAAGGCTATCTTGTTGTTTATAGAACAGTAGAAGAGTTAGTGAGTAATCTTAAAAAAATTAAATTTGAAAATGATGATAGTTTAGAGGAATTACTTATAAATTGCGACCTACTTATAATAGACGATCTAGGAACAGAGCAAATAAATGAATTTTCTAAAACTGAGTTTTTTAATTTTTTAAATAAAAAATTACTTAAGGAAAAAAAGATGATTATTTCAACTAATTATACTCTAGAACAACTAATGAGAAGATATTCTGAAAGAATATACTCCAGATTACTTGGAAACTTCTCACTTTGCAAGTTCTACGGCGACGATATAAGAATAAAGAAAAATTTAAGCAAAGCAAGATAA